The genomic interval TGAGACGATCACCGAAGCATCTAACGTGTTGGATGAAAACAAAAATGTCAGCATTGCCTTAGAAAAAACGATCTCACAATTATCAAATGAGTTTATTGACCAAATGCGTCTTATTCAGCTTTTTGTCGGTATGGCAACGATTGTATTTATTGTGCTTCTTGCCATCAAAGTTTCACGCAATGTCTCGCTGAGCATGGATGAGGTGGAAGCGAAAATAGAAGAGGGTTTGCAAGAGGTAAATGCGCTCAATCAAGAGATCGAAGACACGCAAAAAGAGGTTATTTTTACGATGGGTGCCATTGGCGAAAGTCGCTCCCAGGAGACAGGAAATCATGTAAAGCGTGTTGCGGAGTACTCTAAGATTCTTGCGTTGCATTACGGGTTGGATGAAGAAGAGGCAGAAATGCTCAAACTGGCGTCTCCAATGCACGACATCGGTAAAATAGGCATCCCTGACGTGTTTTAAACAAGCCGGGCCGGTTTGATGAAGAAGAGCGCGCAATCATGGACACCCACGCAATGCTAGGGTATGAGATGCTCAAATATTCCACACGCCCTTTGCTGAAAATTGCAGCGATTGTAGCCAAAGAGCATCATGAAAAGTACGATGGCACAGGCTATCCTGAGCAAAAAAGTGGTGAGGAGATTCATATTTACGGTCGTATTACCGCACTCGCAGATGTTTTTGACGCCCTTGGAAGCGAGCGCGTGTATAAATCTGCATGGGATGATGAGAAAATTTTCGCACTTTTCCAGAGCGAAAGAGGGAAGCATTTCGATCCTAAGCTGGTCGATATTTTCTTTGAGCACTTGGATGAATTTTTACATGTAAGAGAGCAAATGCGCGATTGATTTCACAAATACTTCACAATTATCTGTTAAGATTCTACCAAATAAACGAAAGGAGTATCCAATGAAAATGTTAAAAATGAGTTTAGTTTCAATCCTGTTGGTGCTCGGTGTAACTACGAATTCTTATGCGTGGGGCGATAGAGAACAAGGTGTATTGCTTGGTGCAGGTGCTGCTGTTTTATTAGGCGGCATTATTAATGCGGCTCAACAACCAACACGATACGTCGAAAGCCCTGCTGTCTATTATGAACCAAGACCGACCGTGGTTTACAGAGAGCCTGTTTATGTTCAAGAAAGAGTGATCTATGTTGATCCTCCACGTTACTATTATCCACCGCGTCATCATCGTGATCGTTACGACCGTTATGAT from Sulfurospirillum multivorans DSM 12446 carries:
- a CDS encoding HD-GYP domain-containing protein — protein: MDTHAMLGYEMLKYSTRPLLKIAAIVAKEHHEKYDGTGYPEQKSGEEIHIYGRITALADVFDALGSERVYKSAWDDEKIFALFQSERGKHFDPKLVDIFFEHLDEFLHVREQMRD